Proteins encoded by one window of Haematobia irritans isolate KBUSLIRL chromosome 2, ASM5000362v1, whole genome shotgun sequence:
- the Coq6 gene encoding ubiquinone biosynthesis protein COQ6, mitochondrial, with protein MRLLIKTSTKFTHAGLNIRTLAFRSLCVASNTRAAANENEHYDIIIGGGGLVGTALAATLAKNKTLADKKVLLLEGAPPFKGFDVSKPYGNRVSAINKNTISLFESIGIWERMTKARVKPVKQMQVWDANSDALINFQHEHFADDVACIVENDLMLDSIYRQLNENASNVLIKNNSRISDVKLPNSTGRNVSEVTLQGGEKFSCELLIGADGANSLVRKEMGVDVYSMDYKRMGLVATLELSDACDNSVAWQRFIPTGPVALLPLTDKLSSLVWSTTVPHAKELLNMSPENFVDALNEAFCKEYPKNEITVKALDIMNSLMGRSTNTLRQYPPRVCGVIEKSRATFPLGFLHASSYVCSGAALIGDAAHRVHPLAGQGVNLGFSDVCFLAECLAEGAYAGAKLGDKLYLTKYEQRSLMKNVPILLGIHGLHTLYSTTFSPVVLLRSLGLQLTNNIPPIKDIFMKKAMG; from the coding sequence ATGAGATTATTAATAAAAACCTCAACGAAGTTCACCCATGCGGGACTCAACATAAGAACTTTGGCATTTCGCTCTTTATGTGTCGCATCTAACACAAGGGCAGCGGCTAATGAAAACGAACATTATGATATAATCATAGGCGGCGGAGGATTAGTAGGAACAGCACTAGCAGCAACGTTAGCCAAAAATAAGACACTGGCTGATAAGAAAGTTTTATTACTTGAAGGAGCTCCTCCATTCAAAGGCTTTGATGTATCCAAACCCTATGGTAATCGTGTATCGGCCATAAACAAAAATACCATATCATTATTCGAATCAATTGGTATATGGGAACGTATGACTAAGGCGCGCGTTAAGCCCGTTAAACAAATGCAAGTATGGGATGCCAATAGTGACGCGCTAATAAATTTTCAACATGAACATTTTGCCGATGATGTTGCGTGTATTGTGGAAAACGATTTAATGCTCGATTCAATATATCGGCAATTAAATGAAAATGCATCCAATGTCCTAATTAAGAATAATTCTAGAATATCGGATGTGAAATTGCCCAACAGTACTGGAAGAAATGTGTCTGAAGTTACTTTACAAGGTGGGGAAAAATTCTCTTGTGAATTGTTAATTGGAGCGGATGGCGCCAACTCACTGGTGCGCAAGGAAATGGGAGTAGACGTTTATTCAATGGACTATAAGCGAATGGGTTTAGTTGCAACATTGGAATTAAGCGATGCTTGTGATAATTCGGTAGCTTGGCAAAGATTTATTCCCACCGGTCCAGTGGCTCTATTGCCCTTAACGGATAAACTAAGTTCACTTGTATGGAGTACAACTGTGCCTCATGCCAAGGAATTACTAAATATGTCAccggaaaattttgttgatgctTTGAATGAGGCTTTTTGCAAAGAATatccaaaaaatgaaataactgTAAAAGCCCTCGATATTATGAATTCATTAATGGGTCGCAGCACAAATACTTTAAGACAATATCCGCCACGGGTATGTGGAGTAATTGAAAAGTCTCGAGCTACATTTCCTCTGGGATTTTTACATGCTTCTTCGTATGTATGTTCAGGAGCTGCACTTATTGGCGATGCAGCTCATCGTGTCCATCCGTTGGCAGGTCAAGGCGTTAACCTTGGATTTAGTGATGTTTGCTTTTTGGCCGAATGCTTAGCAGAGGGTGCGTATGCCGGAGCAAAATTAGGAGATAAACTATACCTGACGAAATACGAGCAGCGCAGCTTGATGAAAAATGTTCCCATTTTACTCGGTATACATGGCTTGCATACATTATATTCAACTACATTTAGCCCTGTAGTATTGCTGAGAAGTTTAGGCTTGCAGTTGACCAATAACATACCCCCAATCAAAGATATATTTATGAAAAAGGCTATGGGTTAA
- the Kaz gene encoding E3 ubiquitin-protein transferase Katazuke, with amino-acid sequence MSEIKSMEHATLKVPYEVINKKFRVAQKAVDREVDQIQNFSKEVEKALMVRPIISDVSKLVGNVVQRLQVLKRKSDEAIGDELNASFICKRKLDHLKDIINRDNNASEEVWQASIDQWKRVRMDRMVIEHLLRMGYYETAERLANYSDIRHLTNLDIFHTSREVEEDLAAFKTTKCILWCLDNKSKLRKINSNIEFDLRVQEFVELIRKNERTEAVIHARKYFPAFEKTQIKEICECMALLAYQPDTTIEPYRSLFDINRWNNLVLKFRNENYRLFQLSSQSLLSIAVQAGLSSLKTPHCYSFNCKNLNCPVCQEDFNRIAKSLPYSHCVQSRLICRISGLPLNEHNLPMMLPNGQIFGQLAIPEITKENGTVHCPITNAKFTNPKIEKVFVM; translated from the coding sequence ATGTCCGAAATAAAATCCATGGAACATGCTACATTAAAGGTGCCCTATGaggttataaataaaaaatttcgtgtagCACAGAAAGCCGTCGACAGGGAAGTGGATCAAATACAAAACTTTTCCAAAGAAGTGGAAAAGGCCTTGATGGTTCGTCCAATCATTTCGGATGTTAGCAAACTGGTAGGCAATGTTGTCCAACGACTCCAAGTATTGAAACGCAAATCGGATGAGGCCATTGGCGATGAATTAAATGCTAGTTTTATTTGTAAGCGAAAATTGGATCATTTAAAGGATATCATCAATCGTGATAATAATGCAAGTGAAGAGGTATGGCAAGCATCAATTGACCAATGGAAACGGGTACGGATGGATCGTATGGTTATAGAACATTTACTACGCATGGGCTACTATGAGACGGCAGAACGTCTGGCCAACTACTCAGATATACGCCATTTAACAAATCTAGACATATTCCATACATCGCGTGAAGTCGAAGAGGATTTGGCAGCATTCAAAACTACAAAATGCATTTTATGGTGCCTTGATAACAAGtcaaaattgagaaaaatcaATTCCAATATTGAATTCGATTTACGGGTTCAGGAGTTTGTTGAACTCATACGGAAAAATGAAAGGACTGAAGCGGTTATTCATGCTCGTAAATATTTCCCAGCATTTGAAAAGACCCAGATAAAAGAGATTTGTGAATGTATGGCTCTTTTGGCCTATCAACCAGATACTACAATTGAACCATATCGAAGTCTTTTTGATATAAACCGTTGGAATAATCTTGTTTTGAAATTCCGCAATGAAAATTATCGATTGTTCCAACTCTCCTCACAATCCTTATTGAGTATTGCTGTCCAAGCTGGTCTTTCGTCGCTGAAAACACCACATTGTTATTCGTTCAACTGCAAAAATCTTAATTGTCCTGTGTGTCAAGAGGATTTCAATCGCATAGCAAAGAGTTTACCCTATTCTCATTGTGTCCAAAGTCGCTTGATTTGCCGTATATCTGGTTTACCTTTGAATGAGCACAACTTGCCAATGATGCTGCCAAATGGACAAATATTTGGTCAGTTGGCTATTCCGGAAATCACTAAAGAGAATGGCACCGTTCATTGCCCAATAAcgaatgcgaaatttacaaatccCAAAATCGAAAAAGTCTtcgtaatgtaa